From Firmicutes bacterium HGW-Firmicutes-1, the proteins below share one genomic window:
- a CDS encoding 30S ribosomal protein S16 translates to MAVKIRLKRLGVKKAPFYRIVVADSRAPRDGKFIEEIGIYDPTKETMVLKVDEEAAKKWLANGAQPSETVKKLLKIAGVI, encoded by the coding sequence ATGGCAGTTAAAATCAGATTAAAAAGATTAGGCGTAAAGAAGGCTCCTTTTTATAGAATCGTAGTAGCTGATTCAAGAGCACCAAGAGATGGTAAATTCATCGAAGAAATTGGTATTTATGATCCTACTAAAGAAACGATGGTATTGAAAGTTGATGAAGAAGCAGCAAAAAAATGGCTAGCAAATGGCGCACAACCTTCAGAAACAGTTAAAAAGCTTTTGAAAATTGCAGGTGTAATCTAG